A single window of Methanothermobacter marburgensis str. Marburg DNA harbors:
- a CDS encoding type II toxin-antitoxin system HicB family antitoxin has product MASVKLELPVKIEKEGNLFVAICEPFNIASQGISKEIALENIREALELFLSDEDVLEMYQDLISSYTVPEKEEHFIIRS; this is encoded by the coding sequence ATGGCCTCAGTTAAACTTGAGCTTCCAGTAAAGATTGAAAAAGAGGGAAACCTGTTCGTGGCGATATGTGAGCCCTTTAACATAGCCAGTCAGGGTATAAGCAAAGAAATTGCTCTTGAGAACATCCGGGAGGCGCTTGAACTCTTCCTTAGCGACGAGGATGTTCTTGAAATGTATCAGGACCTTATAAGCAGTTACACTGTACCTGAAAAAGAGGAACATTTTATCATAAGAAGCTAA
- a CDS encoding MarR family transcriptional regulator translates to MIDSDIPFRGLLSIILRSHRVFVARELSSLKLTDAQVACLFRIHRQPGVTQDELSWFFQVDKGTIARITRRLEERGLIMRKQDPQNRRRYMLSLTAQGEELIPLIRKVEDRWTDLLFENLTDEERDTLMEMCRRLAEDAMKIRGVEDDRGR, encoded by the coding sequence ATGATCGACAGTGACATACCATTCAGGGGGCTCCTATCAATCATACTCAGAAGCCACCGTGTATTTGTGGCAAGGGAGTTATCCAGCCTGAAACTCACAGATGCCCAGGTGGCCTGCCTCTTCAGGATCCACAGGCAACCAGGGGTTACCCAGGATGAACTCTCCTGGTTCTTCCAGGTGGACAAGGGCACCATAGCCAGGATCACAAGGCGACTGGAGGAGCGGGGACTCATCATGAGAAAACAGGACCCCCAGAACAGGAGGAGGTACATGCTTAGCCTCACAGCTCAGGGAGAGGAACTCATACCCCTCATAAGGAAGGTTGAGGACAGGTGGACGGACCTCCTCTTTGAGAACCTCACAGATGAGGAGAGGGATACTCTAATGGAAATGTGCAGGAGACTCGCAGAGGATGCAATGAAAATAAGGGGAGTGGAAGATGACAGAGGGCGTTAA
- a CDS encoding MATE family efflux transporter: MTEGVKIMRGDPRRALLKLSGPMIIAMLLTSIYNLVDAIWVAGLGGEALAAIGFVTPLYMILVGLSNGLGAGAASSVSRYLGAGDPEGVNNSATHTVIITAAVSVIITVILELLLGDILLSLGAGEALEPAFQYGSVVFAGTIFTLFTGAAYGILRSEGDAKRPMYAMGISAVLNMVLDPLLIYTAGWGIAGAAWATVISQLVVSLVVLYWFLGGGTYTSIGMKHFRPDRGVALSILSVTVPASAEFFVMSLVTAVLNGILTAVGGTSAVAVYSAGWRIVMLAIVPVISVATALVSVSGVAYGSRNFRNLEVVHGYSIRLGLVIAAATALLTFILAPWISWVFSYSQASADLAPRITWFLRVICLFYLFLPPGIMSGSIFQGAGRGLTSLALSVIRQVLLVAVFAYLLGVILGFGEVGVWWGVVAGDIGGSLIAYLWARLFIGRLRRYGD, translated from the coding sequence ATGACAGAGGGCGTTAAGATAATGAGGGGGGACCCGAGGAGGGCCCTCCTGAAACTCTCAGGACCAATGATAATCGCGATGCTGCTCACATCCATCTACAACCTGGTGGACGCCATATGGGTGGCTGGCCTCGGTGGCGAGGCACTGGCAGCCATAGGGTTCGTGACACCCCTCTACATGATACTGGTGGGGCTATCCAATGGCCTCGGGGCCGGGGCGGCATCATCGGTCTCAAGGTACCTTGGTGCAGGTGACCCCGAGGGCGTCAACAACAGCGCAACCCACACGGTTATAATAACAGCTGCTGTTTCAGTTATCATCACGGTGATCCTTGAACTCCTCCTCGGCGACATACTCCTCTCCCTCGGGGCGGGGGAGGCCCTCGAACCAGCGTTCCAGTACGGTAGCGTGGTATTCGCGGGTACCATATTCACACTCTTCACAGGGGCCGCCTACGGGATACTCAGATCCGAGGGTGATGCAAAGAGGCCAATGTATGCCATGGGAATCTCAGCGGTCCTCAACATGGTCCTTGACCCCCTCCTCATATACACGGCAGGGTGGGGTATAGCAGGTGCGGCCTGGGCCACGGTGATATCCCAGCTTGTGGTCTCACTCGTTGTACTCTACTGGTTCCTGGGGGGAGGGACCTACACATCCATCGGGATGAAGCACTTCAGACCCGACCGTGGGGTTGCACTCTCAATACTCTCTGTTACTGTACCTGCAAGTGCAGAGTTCTTTGTCATGTCCCTGGTAACAGCGGTACTCAACGGGATACTCACGGCAGTGGGGGGTACCAGTGCAGTTGCAGTGTACTCTGCCGGGTGGAGGATAGTCATGCTGGCAATCGTCCCGGTGATATCGGTTGCAACTGCCCTTGTGAGTGTCTCAGGGGTTGCCTATGGTTCAAGGAACTTCAGGAACCTTGAGGTGGTCCACGGTTACTCCATAAGGCTGGGGCTTGTAATAGCCGCTGCCACGGCCCTTCTGACATTCATACTTGCCCCATGGATCTCATGGGTATTCTCCTACTCCCAGGCATCTGCGGACCTGGCACCAAGGATAACCTGGTTCCTGAGGGTCATCTGCCTCTTCTACCTCTTCCTACCACCGGGTATAATGTCAGGGTCCATCTTCCAGGGGGCCGGGAGGGGACTCACATCCCTCGCACTTTCGGTTATAAGGCAGGTCCTCCTTGTTGCTGTATTCGCCTACCTCCTTGGTGTGATCCTGGGATTCGGTGAGGTTGGAGTCTGGTGGGGTGTGGTTGCAGGTGACATCGGGGGGAGCCTCATAGCCTACCTCTGGGCAAGGCTCTTTATAGGGAGGCTCAGGAGGTACGGGGACTGA
- a CDS encoding DUF3467 domain-containing protein: protein MVEVPIVISSKLNTIYITGALGGFSSNEFRVLLFSEELFPRDEETEISKISACRVVENEVRMSPETAKELAVWLMEQVEEYERTFGKIRAHHSKGPQP, encoded by the coding sequence GTGGTTGAAGTCCCCATTGTGATATCCTCAAAACTCAATACCATCTACATAACAGGTGCTCTTGGGGGGTTTTCATCAAATGAATTCCGCGTCCTCCTCTTCTCTGAGGAGCTATTCCCCAGGGACGAGGAAACAGAAATCTCGAAGATCAGTGCCTGCCGGGTCGTGGAGAATGAGGTGAGGATGTCACCGGAAACAGCGAAGGAACTTGCAGTGTGGCTCATGGAGCAGGTTGAGGAATACGAGAGGACCTTCGGGAAAATCAGGGCCCACCACTCCAAGGGGCCGCAGCCCTAG
- a CDS encoding winged helix-turn-helix domain-containing protein → MTCVLREIFGDTNRVSILEELLENWGHYLKVPEIARMIDATEKTVYNHVNELMEIGLLEKREGKAAAYRLKMDDRRAVCLAILESEEYIRKIDEITGKMNEEPMGTTAGRMSPAHYSLNESGKHTLTISSTG, encoded by the coding sequence GTGACCTGTGTGCTCAGGGAAATATTCGGGGATACAAACAGAGTATCCATACTTGAGGAGCTCCTGGAAAACTGGGGCCACTACCTGAAGGTCCCGGAGATCGCAAGGATGATTGACGCGACCGAAAAGACCGTCTACAACCATGTGAATGAACTCATGGAGATTGGATTACTTGAAAAGAGGGAGGGAAAGGCTGCAGCCTACAGACTGAAGATGGATGATAGGAGGGCCGTGTGCCTTGCAATCCTTGAAAGTGAGGAGTATATCAGGAAAATCGATGAGATTACCGGGAAAATGAATGAAGAACCCATGGGGACAACTGCCGGAAGAATGTCCCCTGCACATTACAGCCTTAATGAGTCAGGAAAACACACACTGACCATCTCATCAACCGGGTAG
- the arsB gene encoding ACR3 family arsenite efflux transporter, with protein sequence MESEEMGIFERYLTVWVILCIITGVGIGQFIPAFPALLNRLQYAQVSLPVAVLIWLMIYPMMLRIDFSSIIRATREIKGLAVTCGTNWLIKPFTMYIVASFFLLGVFSNLIPPELGREYLAGAVLLGAAPCTAMVFVWSSLTRGDPAYTLVQVAVNDIILLFAYAPIVAFLLGIGNIQVPYDTLILSVVLFVVVPLLAGYFTRRRLITSRGPEYFQEFLGKFENITVMGLLLTLIIIFSFQGRVIIENPLHICLIAVPLIIQTFLIFTVAYLWARIWRLRHAVAAPAALIGASNFFELAVAVAISLFGLQSGAALATVVGVLVEVPVMLTLVRIANATRDRFPA encoded by the coding sequence ATGGAAAGTGAAGAGATGGGAATATTCGAAAGGTACCTCACAGTCTGGGTGATACTCTGCATAATCACAGGGGTGGGAATCGGACAGTTCATACCAGCCTTCCCGGCCCTCCTCAACAGGTTACAGTACGCCCAGGTATCACTGCCTGTGGCTGTGCTGATATGGCTCATGATATACCCCATGATGCTCAGGATAGACTTCTCAAGCATAATACGGGCCACCAGGGAAATCAAAGGGCTTGCAGTTACCTGCGGGACCAACTGGCTCATAAAACCATTCACCATGTACATTGTAGCATCATTCTTCCTCCTCGGAGTTTTCTCAAATCTGATACCACCTGAACTCGGGAGGGAATACCTTGCAGGCGCGGTACTCCTTGGGGCAGCACCATGCACGGCAATGGTATTCGTCTGGAGCAGCCTCACACGGGGTGACCCGGCCTACACACTGGTGCAGGTGGCTGTGAATGACATAATACTCCTCTTCGCCTACGCCCCCATAGTGGCCTTCCTCCTGGGGATAGGTAACATCCAGGTACCCTACGACACCCTCATACTCTCGGTAGTGCTCTTTGTGGTGGTACCGCTACTTGCAGGCTACTTCACAAGGAGGAGGCTAATCACCTCAAGGGGGCCAGAGTACTTCCAGGAGTTCCTGGGGAAATTCGAGAACATAACGGTCATGGGACTCCTACTCACCCTCATCATAATATTCTCATTCCAGGGGAGGGTCATAATTGAGAACCCCCTCCACATTTGCCTGATCGCAGTACCACTCATAATACAGACCTTCCTGATCTTCACGGTGGCCTACCTCTGGGCCCGCATCTGGAGGCTGAGGCATGCGGTGGCTGCACCGGCAGCCCTCATAGGTGCAAGCAACTTCTTTGAACTGGCGGTTGCGGTGGCCATATCACTCTTCGGCCTCCAGTCAGGGGCGGCCCTCGCCACGGTTGTCGGGGTCCTGGTGGAGGTCCCGGTTATGCTCACACTTGTGAGGATAGCCAATGCAACCCGTGACAGGTTCCCTGCCTGA
- a CDS encoding D-glucuronyl C5-epimerase family protein, translating into MKRVFPVILGLIFILACNPSHAVDNTTDCNGTPDHLNRSYYLDNYQELLKGAVKNNTRIRNHLYTRYTSTGDRRYYQAYIDAGYAVKIFSGIKSKRALRSDEKIMEIKTIQANNAYYSRKLSPSDTIVIVFNSRACQFRNMPVPEFKSSLPFVYYKNRGWHIYPVTTSNLAGGCRNTTDFLEVLDEQKLTVSFRTYRGMRYAVFPMYFDYHGSGTGWLDSFAQGNLAGHYARAYNLTGKREYLDISNSLINSFYAPTNLVKTTKYGNFYLHYNFLREHYILNAHLICTLGINNVHRYTGNSRALNLFRNGVSTFRRMNWRFDSGRWTYYAVSGRYYRPAWLASEGYHRLHVQLANRVWKATGDSYYRSIALRWNRYLKRKGLRPERI; encoded by the coding sequence ATGAAAAGGGTTTTTCCAGTGATCCTTGGCTTAATTTTCATCCTCGCATGCAACCCATCCCATGCAGTGGATAACACCACAGACTGCAACGGGACACCTGACCACCTTAACCGCTCATACTACCTGGACAATTACCAGGAACTCCTCAAGGGGGCCGTTAAAAATAACACGAGGATAAGGAACCACCTTTATACACGTTACACCTCAACAGGTGATAGAAGGTACTATCAGGCATACATAGATGCGGGGTATGCCGTTAAAATCTTCTCAGGCATCAAAAGTAAGAGGGCCCTGAGGAGCGATGAGAAGATCATGGAGATCAAGACTATACAGGCCAATAACGCCTACTACTCCAGGAAACTTTCACCATCAGATACGATAGTGATTGTATTCAACAGCAGGGCCTGCCAGTTCAGGAACATGCCTGTCCCGGAGTTCAAGAGCAGCCTGCCCTTTGTCTACTACAAAAACAGGGGATGGCACATTTACCCTGTAACAACATCCAACCTTGCAGGTGGCTGCAGGAACACCACAGACTTCCTTGAAGTGCTGGATGAGCAGAAACTCACAGTAAGTTTCAGGACGTACAGGGGTATGCGCTACGCGGTATTCCCCATGTACTTTGACTACCATGGCTCAGGTACCGGCTGGCTTGACAGCTTCGCCCAGGGAAACCTTGCAGGCCATTACGCCAGGGCATACAACCTCACAGGTAAAAGGGAGTACCTTGACATTTCAAATTCCCTCATAAACAGTTTTTATGCCCCAACAAACCTTGTGAAAACCACGAAATACGGTAACTTCTACCTCCACTACAACTTCCTGAGGGAACACTACATCCTCAACGCCCACCTAATCTGCACATTGGGAATCAACAACGTCCACAGGTACACAGGAAACTCAAGAGCGCTTAACCTATTCCGAAATGGCGTATCAACCTTCAGGAGGATGAACTGGAGGTTCGACAGTGGGCGGTGGACATATTATGCTGTGAGCGGCAGGTACTACAGGCCGGCATGGCTGGCCAGTGAGGGCTACCACAGACTCCACGTACAGCTTGCAAACAGGGTCTGGAAAGCAACAGGGGACAGCTACTACCGCAGCATTGCCTTAAGGTGGAACCGTTACCTCAAAAGGAAGGGACTCAGACCCGAGAGGATCTGA
- a CDS encoding glycosyltransferase family 2 protein — protein sequence MIPAYNEEESIGALLDRIMMLYPDAEIIVVDNNSSDRTAEIAASRGVRVIFEGRQGKTNAMLAAFMNVRTEYAIMMDADCTYPPEDSAHLIDVLKGRGADVVLGSRLKGDVEDGAISRLNRIGNRILSLTATILYHPVSDVCTGHWAFRRRAIDYLVDVGLRYPGFELEAEMFSKLARSDLRIVEVPISYRRRSDEPKLSSLSDGFKIFRTLLMGRLKG from the coding sequence ATGATACCGGCCTACAATGAGGAGGAGTCCATAGGGGCACTTCTTGACAGGATAATGATGCTCTATCCTGACGCCGAGATCATCGTTGTTGATAATAACTCCTCTGACAGGACCGCTGAGATTGCAGCATCACGTGGTGTCAGGGTCATCTTTGAAGGGAGGCAGGGGAAGACAAATGCCATGCTCGCAGCCTTCATGAATGTGAGGACGGAGTATGCCATCATGATGGACGCCGACTGCACCTACCCACCCGAGGACTCGGCGCACCTGATAGATGTGCTCAAGGGCAGGGGGGCTGATGTGGTCCTCGGTTCAAGGCTGAAGGGGGACGTGGAGGATGGTGCAATATCCCGCCTCAACAGGATCGGGAACCGTATACTGAGCCTCACCGCCACAATCCTGTACCATCCCGTGAGTGATGTCTGCACGGGGCACTGGGCCTTCAGGAGGAGGGCGATAGATTACCTCGTGGATGTGGGGCTGAGGTATCCTGGATTCGAACTGGAGGCTGAGATGTTCTCAAAACTTGCAAGGTCAGACCTGAGGATAGTTGAGGTCCCCATCTCCTACAGAAGGAGGTCCGATGAACCCAAGCTTTCATCACTGAGTGACGGCTTCAAAATCTTCAGGACGCTTTTGATGGGCAGATTAAAAGGGTGA
- a CDS encoding glycosyltransferase family 2 protein gives MDLNKKASVIIVTYNHREYIENCVKSVLSNNPLEIIVVDNGSTDGTLEILENMSEVRVVTGHGNVGYGAGNNIGVRVARGEYVVILNPDTIVEEDWLFNLIAPLVNCKKLVTTPKVLLYDGSRINSCGLIVHFTGLGFTRGFKDNPAVFDAPEYLNGVFGCCFAMRKREFIELGGFDESILVYGEDTEFSWRIMVNGFKILFVPNSVVKHDYVLEVPPRKIYHLEKARYIILKKYFSLKDLFMILPSLLLVEFLTFGYSIKFGLRGLEYKLMALRNALVIKTDDYNCKNNLFLTFDSVIPVDQLTSNYVEKIIKIGFNKIFQLNLALARRIRNFGGI, from the coding sequence TTGGATTTAAACAAAAAGGCCAGTGTAATAATTGTTACCTATAACCACCGTGAATATATAGAAAACTGTGTTAAATCTGTCCTCTCAAATAACCCATTAGAGATTATTGTGGTTGATAATGGATCAACAGATGGAACTCTTGAAATTTTGGAAAACATGAGTGAAGTCAGGGTGGTCACTGGTCATGGAAATGTGGGGTATGGTGCGGGTAACAATATTGGTGTAAGGGTGGCAAGGGGAGAGTATGTTGTTATTCTGAATCCAGATACTATTGTGGAAGAGGACTGGCTATTTAATCTTATAGCTCCCCTTGTTAATTGCAAGAAACTGGTAACTACCCCCAAAGTTCTTCTTTATGATGGCTCAAGGATAAACAGTTGTGGACTTATAGTTCATTTCACGGGATTAGGTTTCACAAGAGGATTCAAAGATAATCCTGCCGTTTTTGATGCCCCTGAATATTTAAATGGAGTTTTTGGATGTTGTTTCGCAATGAGAAAGAGGGAATTTATAGAATTAGGCGGATTTGATGAGAGTATATTAGTATATGGTGAGGACACAGAGTTTTCGTGGAGAATAATGGTAAATGGGTTTAAAATATTATTTGTTCCAAATTCTGTGGTAAAACATGATTATGTGTTGGAAGTTCCGCCAAGAAAGATATACCATCTGGAAAAGGCCAGATATATTATATTAAAAAAATATTTCTCCTTAAAGGATTTGTTCATGATTCTTCCTTCTTTATTACTGGTTGAATTCTTAACCTTTGGCTATTCTATTAAATTTGGACTAAGAGGCCTTGAATATAAATTAATGGCTCTTAGAAATGCTTTAGTTATTAAAACTGATGATTATAATTGTAAAAATAATTTGTTTTTGACCTTTGACTCTGTTATTCCCGTTGACCAGCTTACAAGCAATTATGTGGAAAAAATCATTAAAATTGGTTTTAATAAAATTTTTCAATTGAACTTAGCTTTAGCACGGAGAATTAGGAATTTTGGAGGAATTTAG
- a CDS encoding glycosyltransferase family 4 protein yields MKILNLSPYWVYPANTGGSLRIYNLNKEISRVFEITQHSFRPRISSGYIFRSRTIKINDNYFEHQHSNKMMLASSFLLYKLHLPPDVLQSKILSINKFFLNKKFLRGDIIQIEHPWLFEFARNYFKDKPLVFVAHNVETRLISDLIFKRAPFFKRLIPKFQEIEIKAARECELIFTVSKLDLEFFRKYKIEKRKMHVIPNGVDCGKYEITESHEKNLYKRKLGFPLKKIVLFVGSDHYPNREAVKFIKKFAEDNKDLLFLVVGEVGRNLQSNHNIIFTGPVKNLMPYLKASDIAINPLLSGSGTNLKMLEYLASGLPTITTEIGNRGFNFKHDKEVIVSEIDQFTDYLNQLKDETSICENLIINGRKKVEKEYDWKVIAQKAVKCYNKL; encoded by the coding sequence GTGAAGATATTGAATCTTTCTCCTTATTGGGTGTATCCGGCAAATACTGGCGGATCTCTAAGGATCTATAATTTAAATAAGGAGATTTCAAGGGTATTTGAAATCACACAGCATTCTTTTAGACCAAGAATTAGCTCAGGTTATATCTTTAGGAGTAGGACTATAAAGATTAATGACAATTATTTTGAACACCAACATTCAAATAAAATGATGTTGGCTAGTTCATTTCTTTTATATAAACTACATCTTCCTCCTGATGTTTTACAGTCGAAGATTTTGAGTATAAATAAATTTTTCTTAAATAAAAAATTTTTAAGAGGAGACATAATTCAAATAGAACATCCATGGTTATTTGAATTTGCCCGTAATTATTTTAAAGACAAACCACTGGTATTTGTTGCTCACAATGTAGAAACTAGGCTTATAAGTGATTTAATTTTTAAAAGGGCTCCTTTTTTCAAGAGATTAATCCCTAAATTTCAAGAAATTGAAATAAAGGCGGCTAGAGAATGTGAACTTATTTTTACAGTTTCTAAATTAGACTTAGAATTCTTTAGAAAATATAAAATAGAAAAAAGGAAAATGCATGTCATTCCTAATGGTGTGGATTGTGGTAAATATGAAATAACAGAGTCACATGAAAAAAATTTATACAAAAGAAAATTAGGATTTCCCCTCAAAAAAATTGTTTTGTTTGTAGGAAGTGATCATTACCCTAATCGAGAAGCAGTAAAGTTCATAAAGAAATTTGCAGAAGACAATAAAGATTTGTTATTTTTAGTTGTTGGTGAAGTAGGCAGAAACCTGCAAAGTAATCATAACATTATATTTACGGGACCTGTAAAGAATTTGATGCCCTACCTCAAGGCTTCTGATATTGCAATTAATCCTCTTTTGTCGGGTAGCGGTACAAATTTAAAAATGTTGGAATATTTAGCTTCTGGTTTGCCTACAATAACAACGGAAATTGGTAATAGAGGATTCAATTTTAAACATGATAAAGAGGTTATAGTTTCTGAAATAGATCAATTTACAGATTATTTGAACCAACTCAAGGACGAAACCTCAATTTGTGAGAATCTCATCATTAACGGCAGAAAAAAAGTAGAAAAAGAATATGACTGGAAAGTTATAGCCCAAAAAGCAGTGAAATGTTACAATAAACTGTAG
- a CDS encoding glycosyltransferase family 4 protein: MKICIIGDIKGNKDEGMRNIAYNIYYGLIKKGHDIIVLNPKSAFYLSFWIEIKNFKPDIIHYIAGPTILSFIISKALKIFFKNTKVIISMIHPKFLFSRHLVSFLKPDMMLVQSYKTEKFCKELKCDYSFLPNGVDHQRFKPFKKTQKEKIRSKYNIPNEKFVVLHVGNFREGRNLAILKELMQEDTEVLIVGSTTIKKEMKAYNELKKLGFKIIDEYIHNIEEIYGLADCYVFPTFSENYCVEMPLSVMEAMSCNLPVITTRFRALPRIFEEGDGLFFVDNEDEIFEKIEELKSNDKLKVETRKKVLKYSWTNVVNQLTAIYSRVNDESQN; the protein is encoded by the coding sequence TTGAAAATTTGTATTATAGGGGATATCAAAGGCAATAAAGATGAAGGTATGAGAAATATAGCTTATAACATATATTATGGTTTAATAAAGAAGGGACACGATATCATAGTTTTAAATCCTAAAAGCGCGTTTTATTTGTCTTTTTGGATTGAAATTAAAAATTTTAAGCCTGATATAATACACTATATTGCAGGCCCTACTATTTTAAGTTTTATCATTTCAAAGGCTCTTAAAATCTTTTTTAAGAATACTAAGGTTATCATTTCGATGATTCACCCAAAATTTTTATTTTCAAGGCATTTAGTTTCATTTTTGAAGCCTGATATGATGTTAGTTCAATCTTATAAGACGGAAAAATTTTGTAAAGAATTAAAGTGTGATTATTCTTTTTTGCCTAATGGGGTGGATCACCAAAGATTTAAACCGTTTAAAAAAACTCAAAAAGAAAAAATTAGAAGTAAATATAATATTCCGAATGAAAAATTTGTAGTTTTACATGTTGGCAATTTTCGAGAAGGTAGGAATTTAGCAATTCTGAAGGAATTGATGCAGGAAGATACAGAGGTACTAATTGTAGGTAGTACTACTATAAAAAAGGAGATGAAAGCTTATAATGAATTGAAGAAACTTGGGTTTAAAATAATAGATGAATATATTCATAATATAGAAGAGATATATGGTCTTGCTGATTGCTATGTTTTTCCAACCTTTAGTGAAAATTATTGTGTAGAAATGCCACTCTCTGTTATGGAAGCAATGTCTTGTAATCTACCTGTGATAACGACAAGATTTAGAGCTCTTCCAAGAATTTTTGAAGAGGGTGATGGCTTATTTTTTGTAGATAATGAAGATGAGATATTTGAAAAGATAGAAGAATTAAAATCAAATGATAAATTAAAGGTAGAAACACGTAAAAAGGTTTTAAAATATTCTTGGACAAATGTGGTTAATCAATTAACAGCAATTTATTCGAGGGTAAATGATGAATCCCAAAATTGA